A stretch of DNA from Anopheles nili chromosome 2, idAnoNiliSN_F5_01, whole genome shotgun sequence:
CTCCCCTCTCTCTCGCCTCACTTCGTCCCCCACCCCTTTTGCCTGGCCCCCCACGATCTCCTGGTCGCACGATCAACGTTTCTCGAACGTGTTCGCCCTTTCGTTTGCGTAGCAGCGCGTGACGGGGACGCGCGGAATGGgactatttattttttctcgcccaGCAGCCGGatactttccatttttcaaaccgAACCCGGCCCACAGATGTGCTTAGTTTGGGTTCCCCCCCCATCGGTTCGCCTTCCGAGTAATAATCTCCCCCCCAGACGCAAAGACAAGCAATTGACGCTGATGAGAGGCTGCCCGTGCTTGAGAGCGGGAATGGAAATTATTAATGATTGTAAACTGaccatttttctcgctcccaaGAACGCGACGCACCATCGGGCATGAGGGTGAagcgaaaagagaaagagttgACAGTGCAACGGTTGAAGGATgccacgaacaaaaaaaggtttccTCGTACCGAACCGAAACAACCACCGACGGGTGGGATTGCTTTTCGTTCACTGTCACATTATAACTCAAAGCATGCGTAATTTGCTTCCCATTCCTAGCAGTGTgcacttttccaccttttGAGGATATTCTGGGGTGtgtaatgttaaaaaaaagtcgCTTTAAATATTCCACCACCCAAGACGAAGCGCTTTTCCTTAGCGCATCTATTGATTGGTGCATGGTAGATCAATGTTCCAAGCACACGATCATCAATCTTACTGAGGAGGTCCTATTTCAATTTCCCCCAAAAGCAAACGACACTGCCGTGTCGAGTTGGCTCTCCCCTAAAATTCCCCTGGAAAGATTTGACAAATTGATGCTACATTGTGCATTTGTTCCACGATTTGTAAggataaaagaaaagcccacaTTCCACCCGAAAGGATCATCCCTTGACTCACCTGGAGGCCAACCGTAGCGTCTGGATCTTGCTCAGCTTATCGCTCGGCAGCGTGGGAATGATCTTGCGCAAAGACGCAAACGCTTCGTTCAGGCTCTGCGTACGCTGGCGTTCGCGCACGTTCGCGATAACGCGCTGGGATTGCACCTCCTCGAAGGTGAACGACACTTTGGTGGGACGCTTCCGATCTCGTCCGGTCCGGTCCTTCCGGGTACTGGTGGTCGATTCTTCTCCCTTTACGCTCTGCTTACCGGTGTCCGCTGGAGATAATGTACGTTTGGGTAGGGTGGCAGGCGGTGCCGAACCATACTTACTGCCAGCGGAACAACTCGATTCGTCCAGCTTGGCTGGAGAACCGGAACAAACCGATAGCGAACTGTCAGCTCCAGTTGGGCTGTGGTTGGGCGTACTGTCGGTGGGTGCGCGCGGATacaccggaagtggtggcCGTGAGGTAAAACCCGATTGGTAGTACGCTCCTGGCGATGCCGTCTCATAGTGGGCTGTTTGGGTGGCGAGTCGGGATCCATTAGAGGACGATTCATCGTCTTGAACACTTGGCATTGAAGCGGTTCCTGGTGGAAGCAAAAGCTCACCACTGACTCCGGTGTAAGGACCCGAATGGACGTACTCTGCTGGAACTGTCGTAGTCGGTGTGAAAGCCCACACCGAACTACCGTAGGCGTCATAACGCGTCCGTTTTTCCGGCTGATACGAACCATTTGGACTGAGTGAGCTTTGATCAAACTCGTAATCATAATCCGCATCGAGCATGCGGCGTTTCTTAGCGCTCTCGCACGTCGCCGAATAGGACGCCAGGATCGATGGTAGCGAGTCCAGCGAGTGCTGTTGGTGAGTCTGATGTTGGAGATGAAGCTGGTGGGGCTGATCCGCGTGTCCCAGCATGTGCTGATGCCCATAACACGGCAGTGAAGACAGCGGAATCTGCCCAGCACCTTGATACCCCTGATACATCGAAGCGTCACTCGTCGGTGACCCTATACCACTGCTGGCCGAGTGTTGCGGCATCAACACCCCAAAATCCGGGTTCTGATGATGACCCATCGAGTGTCCGATAGGATGCAGATCTGGTAGAGCGCGCACATGCaactgctggtggtgatgatgttgctgctgtggctgatgctgctgctgctgggtgtaCATTTGCAGTTGTTGCGTTGGCGACTTCTGATCACCAAGCTTCGATGGGGAGTCGCTACTGGGCGACCTCTTTATCGGGTAAACCGGTGTGGTGTTCGAGGCACCACCCGGACCGGCCTCACTGATGTCCAGTATTAGCATGGGTGAGCTGGACGATCGCTCGCCGGACATAGTTCAGCGCACCGACCACCGATGATCACACCTTCGGCATGTACTACCCGCGTGGCCCGGGTTTTGCCACACGTATCCCAAACGATGccaaaaacgaaaggaaacctAGTGGGGGAAAACTCCACCCAAAAagccaaacacacaaacacacacacacacgggcgcgtCACAAACGAGATCCCAATTTCAGCAATTAGCTTTCACTCAATCACCCGCCGGAGAGAGGATTTTTTATGTCCTCCACCTCAACAAggggagagagggggggggcaGGGAGGGGGAACGCTGTCGACTTTCCAAacgggggcgaaaaaaaaagcaaaagaactGTCACGGTTGTCGCGTGCACTCGCGATCGTCTTCTCGGTACGCGCTGCGATCACCTCCGTACGGTTTCGTGTGCGTTGACAAACTGAACAGAACTGTAACGGTTGACGGCAGCATCCACCAGATCGTGCAGTTTCGTGcgagaaaagcgggaaaaccgtGATCTCGGGAGACGTACGGCAGCAAGAACGAACGAGATGGACAGATACGATCGTgacgagagagtgagcgaaGATCAGCGGGATACGATCGAGAAGGCGCGTTTGCGCGTTTGGGAAAACGTGACGACGGTTTCAGGCACCAGTAGCTCCAGCTTCAACTCCAGCAGCTGGATCTTCGGAGGTCTGCCAATCGTTCACACCTTCACCCAATCGTTGGGCGACGAGTGAGAAGAACTTCCAGCGATGAAGCGCACAGTGACATGTAGAAGGATTCGTCTCGAtctgaggtttttttttaggaGAGTTTCTTTCAAATAAAGCATGAAGCTCCAAATACCCTTCTATTTCGTACATTTTGGCTAATGCTTTTTAATAAGAGATACAATTTCCGGTGAAAAATGCGTCAAAGTAGTGAAAGAAATAcgataaaaattatttgacCATAGTCGATCGTGGGTTTCGCAATGTCAACCACTGTATTCGGTCTAGGGATGCGGTCATCACTAGACGATCATCGAAACAGGCGTTCGTACTAGCCCATAACCCATGTCAACCCATGCTTCACCATCCCACTAGAGAACGCAAGAGAGGGAATAGACATGGCTGCTTCTTTTACAGCTTGTTTCGAGgacaaaaagaagacaaaaactGTACGCTCTCGACTTTGCGACTCGGGTAGGTGCCATGGGAGAACGCCATCTTACCCGGGCTTCCGGGATGTCCCCGTGGACAAACCGGGCGTGCAAGGTCACCACAGTGGAACGCGCCCGAAGAGGAAGTAAAAGGGAACGAATTTCCCGGAATTTCTCGATTCTCCGGGATTTCTTGGGTTTGGCTCCGGGGTGCGCGATCGGTCGGTTCGGGTGCTACGGTCCCTGGGTCCGCCGGATCGGAAGATGCAAGGAATTTCCgtatattttgcataaatctaTTCTCACAGGAAGCGCCGGCTTTTCCCCGTGGCTCatgtttcttctcttcttcgctTCTGTCCGGCCGACCCGGCAGGCCTCCTGTACCTGGGTCGTTCTGTACGACGGTCGAAAAAGCTCGCAACCCTGCATTGCCGATGCCCGTGGATTCCCATAATTACCGTGCGCCAAACCTTCGCCGATGGTAATGGCCGGGCAACAATGGCCACCCGATGTGCGGGCGTTGGATGGCGTTTGTAAAAATTGTAAGAAAAACCCAATTCCCATCGTCCCCGCGTTCGTAGACGTAGCTTCGCACAATTTCCCCGCCATCCCGGGCTAGgggtgttgttgtgtgtttttattcgtttatgGTTTATTGACATTTCACACCTTTCGCATTGTGCGTTTGTAGCATTTTTATTCCGTTGGATTTCTCTGGCTATTCGGGATTTCCGATGGGTTTCCTTCCTGTAGGTTTTGTTATCGGCATTGTTAGGAGAATCGATGTGTATTTAATACAAGCTGCAAATTCTAGGATCAAAAGTAGTGTTTTATAATTCTAACTAATCGATATCCCAAACCGATCAGCACCCAATAACGACGAGATCGTAATTCGCAGCATGAACATGATCATCAATTAATAGCCCAAAGTTTTGTGGGCGTGGCTAAGGATCTATAGTTCGAACCATGAACGCGAAAACGCCTAAAGGTATGCAATGCAACAGCACGTAATCGATTTCGAACGTTCGCGCACGATATTTCCGACATAAAaacagttgtttgtttgttgttatgCCATTCCGATGATTTGTGTGCTCCTGAATGTCCTTCAGGCGAGACAACACCCACACCGAGCACTCGCATTCCGTTCACCTCAAACGTCGATAAATCATCGCATGTTCGGCAGGTTTCCAGGGAAATGCCCTTCTTTGCACGATTCCTGGCGGCCTATTTCCTTTCCATCGACAGCGCAGCATGGAAAACTGATGACTTAATGATGCGACATAAATCGCAGACAAACGACAGCCACAACGTCCGGAGCAATTCTACAATTaacgttccgtttcggtgTGCTAACGGCGCCCGAGAAAAGCGTGCGCGTTTGAAATCAACTTTGGAAGCGAGCTGACGATGGAAACCGTCACATGATTCGTGCCTTTTCTACGTGAGCGCTTCTTTAATTTACTCTCAATTGAGCAGCGGCACGCGATGACATTCCCCGCGTGCCGTTGGTGGCGTGTATCCTTCTTCGGTGGAACGCGAAACCTCAAGATTGTGGCCACCAGGCAAATGGTTGAATGgatgttcttttgtttttctcttttttccttaCCGTCGTTTTCGTCCAACAAATACTCTTATTCCCGTTCCATATGAAAGGCCATAATTCTTGCTGATGGCTGTTTGTTCGGAAACGACACCATTTCGCGATTGTGATTAGGTTGGAACGATTTAATTACCAGCTACATCATCAGCACCAATATGTCCAAATTCAATGCTCTTTTTGCGGTTGATTATTTTGTGCCTAACATACCATTCTAAACTGTAGATTTCATATAATATCGCTCAAACTTACTTTTGCATTCGTTCATAAAAGCATGACATAATTGAACTTAGGCCAATGTTGAATGAAAGGACACAATTACAtgaaaatgcatgaaaatatCGGTCAGGTTCAGGGTCTGGTCCAGCGTGTTTTCCACTCACGGCCACCTaggatagttttttttcctcttttctgtCAATAACACGTGGCTTTTGCGGCTGCTTTTGGTCAAATTATATTACCATAGCAACGTAGGTGGGCCACAACAAAACCCATCGCCAAACCATAACATATCGGAATAAACTGTTCCATTAAAAATTTCTCTTTACGTTCCGAAccatattttaaaatattttcaaatttaataaacaaaatttccctgttttgaaaagaaaaataacggTAGAAATGTACGAACATTACAGTTTGATTACTTGATTGGAATAACGCATTACATAAAAAACATTGCTGGGGCAGCATGATATTGATGCAATAATCGATCCCGTTGCACCAGTTTGCATTTAACTCCTGTTTTGCACTGCAATCAAACAgctgtttcgttcgtttcattaaaaaaagttCTTTTGCAAATGCTTTACTCCCAAACGACGATGGCATCCAACTACACCGTATtgaacgcaaacacacaaacgctcgCACCACCTACAGGTTATGCGCGAGCATTTTGTATCGCAGAAAACACGCCactatttgtttcattttttcgctttccgtgaGTATCCATGTCGAAGGGGTCTCGAAATGGCAAAAAGCAGGTCGTCCTTATACTGGCACGGGACATTTTCGGGTGCCATGACCCGAATGAACAACTTCTCTGTGCGAAGTGCAATGCAAGCGACATTTCATCGATAGCTTCAAACAGCTATCAGTTTTCTCGCTTTCATACATTTGTAAGGCACTAAAAGCTAGTAGCAAAACGTGTGACGCACACTGTGAAGCCCTCTTCGCCCCATCGGTGTACAATCGAGCTGATAGTGGAATCGATCCTTTTCCCTTCGCCCAATGCCTCCACCAATCGTAAAAAAAGCCCCTTCTCTGTCCTCCAGCTCCCGACATTTGCACCACCCTCTGGGTGTTTCCCTAGTTTCCGGTGGGGTCGACAGCAAACGGACCTCACCGGCGCACGCGGTAAGGTCCTCAGGGGCCACGTCAGTTGGTCTGTGGAACGCGAACGACGAACGCCGTTAGGTACGCGCTCGAAGTGAGTCGTAGTTACCGGACCTTTGGAACCACCCAAAGGGTCCCTTTGAGGTGGAGCAATAGGCGTCTCGTGGTGGATAAACGAGCAGCTTACTAATGCTGTAAGtgtagaaagaaagaaaggtgCAAAAGGCTAACCTATTGTTCAAAGAATTCAAGTGCGAAAGAGTGACAGTATTGGTGATGTTGAACTTGAGGTTTAACGGATTAGTTCTGCCTGACCTTAGCCGCAATGGAAGGATAAAACGGTCGGGTTTTCTAACACGGAAACCAAGCACGCTTGTGGCAGTGGAAAGGAGTTTTTTATGGAACCGGCAGTAAGGGGCTTAAtgggaaaaatattgctttttgTGATGTTTTGTATCTCCCTCTCCCAATTCAGTTAATGGCCAGTAGACAGGAAACATTGCGTAAATGTACTTGTTGCCGAGAAATGGTTCTAAAAACCTGTTCCAAAAAAGTGATAACGAAAAAggatatcgttttttttcttcgcagccGGTAGGATTCGAACCTACGCTCCCAGAGGGAATCTGATTTCGAGTCAGACGCCTTAACCACTCGGCCACGACTGCCCGTTGCGGGGTGGCCACTTAATGCGAAACGGGTCGCTGGCGGCCCACTTTCCCACTCACCTTCACCGTACGGAAATAAACCACATCGCAGCCAATCCGGGCATTGGAACCGGCCTTGTCATTCATTGACCATGCGTGAAAGGCATCACATGTAGTGGGGCACGCAAAGTTGTTGATGGTGAGAGATCGATAAGATTAGCTGTGGCCCCTGCGGTTCTGTGTTTTGCTCCCGTGACGAAACCGCAtcacaaatcaaatcaaattcgATGCGATACGGCCGATTCTGCATTCTATTGAAGCgtttgaattgatttattgcGGCCATCTTCTTCTACAATAGCTTACGTAAATCATATGTAATTTGTTAGGGACCAAAccataaagaaaaacaatatcaaaacaaaaaaaaacatttttcgaaAACAGGTGATGCATTTATCTAATAGTTCACACATACGATTTTATCGAATTGATAACAACAGCCTGGATTAGCAAGATTATTTTTATGCGGTTATTATGTCACAAAGCTAcattttttgtcattttttgttctcgaaGTAAACGGTTGTATCcagtgtatttcactgtaaggcatatgactctagacagtcgagcctataaagaagtggtcaacctttgaatatattagaagtgactctttTAGAAatcaaatatagaaggctacatcctATTTCgctaagaagaagaagaagaagttaTCTGTTTATCTACCGTACTTAAAGTATATGATCATAAAGTAAGATAAAGTACATCATGTTTACATGATGAATACTATATATTTAATCCGTCCAACTGAAGATACTCGTAAACATTGAATTGAATGTCGAATCCAATCCAGTAAGATCCAATCAGGTAAAAATAATGGCAGACACCGCCATCAATATCGCATGGAAGTGATAGAGTTTCAATTGTTCATTCAACAATACATCATAGCACAATGGGATTAATAGTGGTCAtaaattctttattttttagttATCACTATCTAATTTATCATTCCTTTATACAGTCAGAAAGTTaagtgagaaaaacaaaagattcATTACACGTTTTCtataaattatcataaaaaaagctcataaGTAAAGCTGTTATAAATTATCATAAGTAACCTGCAAACGATTTAATATATAATACTAAACATGTCAATACTGAAAACTGAGTAACTAAGTAATATTTGCAATCAAAAACATATTAAACTTTGTTGTACAAATTTGGTGGAGCCATATTACTCCTGTACGATAGTTAATATAATATGTTAGATGTTGATATATCCGGTTTTAAAACAAAGTTACACTCaaagattgaataaaaaccaTCAAGTGCATCTAATTATCTATCCACAGCTTTGAATAGATATTTGTAAACTATTTTGGCATATAAACAATGTTAGAAAAGTTTTGTTATTGATcattgtatatatatattataaaaaaaacattacgaCCACAGTTTGTTATAGACTGCTTCCTTAGTGCATTGAGAGAGCAGCTCATCCACAAGCGCACGCGCCAGCCAATCGCAGCGCCCGGTCAGatactcgctctcgctctcactaTTTGTTGAATCGCTTAAGCTGACATCTGTGGGTgcgagcgaaaaagcgaaTACCAGCCTGTGCAGCCTGCTAAGATTCCTGCGACCCTGTTACTAAAGCACAAATTTTTAGCTCGCCGCGGAGCAAAATTTCGCTTCCGATTTTGACGTCGCGGCTGATCgtggcgcatttttttctAGTAGCATTGCGGTGGCTCGTTTTCAGCGAGGATTTCGCACATTTGGGGACCATGTTCGTGCATAAACCAAACTAATGCTACTCCACAGGGTTgatagaaaattaattaacatcTCTGCGATAGTTATGATGATGGATTGGACATACTTTCAAACAAAAGGATTGCATTCACGCGAGGATTATGCTTGCAGTGTGCGTGCTCCATATGTGCCGTGTCGCGGTGAGACAGTCGTTTGCAGGTGAACGCGTAAATAAAGTCTGTAGCTTTTCCGCTGTGCTTTTCCCGCTGCTTTTTCCACATGTGGCATGTGCGTGTACCGTGTAATAATAGTCGCTTTCAACGGCCAATGAAGAGGAACGATGATGAGGAATGTTAACTACTTTTCCGCGCATTTTTCGCGACCCGCTGGCAGCACGCTTGTCTGTTCTTTCAGTACCTACCCGTATTGATTGGTTCGTTCACGGTGCAAGAAGGAAAAGGACATTCGAGTGAATCGTGCTCACACATCCGCCCATGTGTGCAACGTGTTTCGGTGTGCTGATTTATTTCGCGGTCATGCAACGTCCTGAGTTCCTTTTATTGCGCTCTTTGACACGACCCATAAATCGCTCCGACACGTTGAATAAACAACACCAGGATAATCACTCCTTGATAGGCTTGTGCTGATGCTACTAAAAATCGATAAATGGATGAGTTCGGATGCACGAAGTATATAAGTCTTAAAACAGTACCATTTCAGGTGCATGTTGTGTTTTATTACCAACTGTTCTACTGTTTTTTACAACTTTTATTCTAGGCGTTGCATGGACCACTCTTCTGAATTCTGTGCTGGTTAAAATCGAGGAACACACTGACCGCAGACAAATGAGTAAACTGACGATGCTAAACAATTCCGAGATCCTGTCGAACCTTCCGCCGGTTCCGGGTGGGAAGGATGGCTCTCATCAGCACCGGGAAGTGGTCGCCCGGTGGCGCGTTCCGATGTACGGCAAGGTGTACGAGATCGAGTTCGAGCACGGGACGGCCAGCGGCAAGCGGGTGCTGTGGATCGACAAGCAGGAAATTTTCCGACGCGACTGGATGTTCAAGCTCGTCGGTGAGGACATGTTCATGCTGGAAGACAAACGGTGCATCATACGGGTCGATCCGCTGCCGGGCTTTCGCTACAGCTACTCGCTGTTCGTCGACGGCAAATCGTACGAGCAGTTCACCGAAAG
This window harbors:
- the LOC128721375 gene encoding fas apoptotic inhibitory molecule 1, which produces MSKLTMLNNSEILSNLPPVPGGKDGSHQHREVVARWRVPMYGKVYEIEFEHGTASGKRVLWIDKQEIFRRDWMFKLVGEDMFMLEDKRCIIRVDPLPGFRYSYSLFVDGKSYEQFTESQAKALKNWEAKLGDSFYRIVLEKNTLNIYVNGKLIEENGEFVDGGTDTTFIEDNNTFVLSARTSGNKRDGILHRLTVNGTEVPDSGSMV
- the LOC128726140 gene encoding protein twist; this encodes MSGERSSSSPMLILDISEAGPGGASNTTPVYPIKRSPSSDSPSKLGDQKSPTQQLQMYTQQQQHQPQQQHHHHQQLHVRALPDLHPIGHSMGHHQNPDFGVLMPQHSASSGIGSPTSDASMYQGYQGAGQIPLSSLPCYGHQHMLGHADQPHQLHLQHQTHQQHSLDSLPSILASYSATCESAKKRRMLDADYDYEFDQSSLSPNGSYQPEKRTRYDAYGSSVWAFTPTTTVPAEYVHSGPYTGVSGELLLPPGTASMPSVQDDESSSNGSRLATQTAHYETASPGAYYQSGFTSRPPLPVYPRAPTDSTPNHSPTGADSSLSVCSGSPAKLDESSCSAGSKYGSAPPATLPKRTLSPADTGKQSVKGEESTTSTRKDRTGRDRKRPTKVSFTFEEVQSQRVIANVRERQRTQSLNEAFASLRKIIPTLPSDKLSKIQTLRLASRYIDFLYRVLSNNEMPAMPEEHKAAAGTGANPQQFTGSGILAHEKLSYLFSVWRMEGEWSNGSSGGEGPELPDASDGGVGKE